One window of the Carassius auratus strain Wakin chromosome 20, ASM336829v1, whole genome shotgun sequence genome contains the following:
- the LOC113037903 gene encoding EH domain-containing protein 3-like — MPTVFGKDNKKKELINSLGEIYSRIEKEHQISPGDFPNLKKMQEQLQAHDLNKFQPLKMKLLDAVDDMLAHDIAHLMVLVRQEETQRPNQVVKGGAFEGTMNGPFGHGYGEGAGEGIDEVEWVVARDKPMYDEIFYTLSPVNGKVTGANAKKEMVKSKLPNTVLGKIWKLADIDKDGMLDDEEFALANHLIKVN, encoded by the exons ATGCCCACAGTCTTTGGGAAGGATAACAAAAAGAAGGAGCTGATTAACAGCTTGGGTGAGATCTACAGCCGCATTGAGAAGGAGCACCAGATTTCCCCGGGAGACTTCCCTAATCTTAAGAAAATGCAG GAACAACTTCAAGCACACGATCTGAACAAGTTCCAGCCTCTGAAAATGAAGCTGTTGGACGCCGTGGATGACATGCTGGCCCACGACATCGCCCATCTTATGGTTCTGGTGCGTCAGGAGGAGACGCAGCGCCCCAACCAGGTGGTGAAGGGTGGCGCCTTCGAGGGCACCATGAATGGGCCGTTCGGACACGGATATGGCGAGGGAGCCGGCGAGGGCATTGATGAAGTCGAATGGGTGGTGGCACGTGACAAACCTATGTATGATGAAATCTTCTACACTCTCTCTCCCGTCAATGGCAAAGTGACTGGAGCCAATGCCAAGAAGGAGATGGTGAAGTCCAAGCTACCAAACACTGTGCTGGGTAAGATCTGGAAGCTGGCTGACATTGATAAAGATGGGATGCTCGATGATGAGGAGTTTGCCTTGGCCAATCACCTGATCAAGGTCAACTAG
- the LOC113037823 gene encoding C-C motif chemokine 4 homolog: protein MRSHCIFIACLVLFAFCSLAQSEFSQGPNKCCFSFSNVRIPLKQVDSYHTTHLECHRSGVIFITKAPKEICANPSNKWVQRLMNLVDARNMKDMDSE from the exons ATGAGATCCCACTGCATCTTCATCGCCTGTCTTGTGCTCTTCGCTTTCTGCTCACTGGCTCAGAGTGAAT tcAGCCAAGGTCCCAACAAGTGCTGCTTTTCATTTTCCAATGTAAGAATCCCATTAAAGCAGGTTGATAGTTATCATACTACACATCTTGAATGCCACAGGAGTGGTGTCAT TTTCATCACAAAAGCTCCAAAAGAGATCTGCGCAAACCCGTCAAATAAATGGGTTCAGAGACTGATGAACTTGGTGGATGCTCGAAACATGAAGGATATGGACAGTGAATAA